The Sphingomonas naphthae nucleotide sequence CCGGTCACATAGCCTTCGGCCACCAGCAGCTTCAGCGCCTCGCGAACCGGCGTGATGCTCGTCTGGAGGAGCGTGGCGATCTCCTGCTGTTTCAGGCGGGTGCCGCGCGGAAAGCGCCCGGCGATGATGCCCTCGCGAAGATAATCGGCGACCTGCTCTTCCTTCGTCCGATAGTCCATGGTGCACTAGCCTTCTGTGGATCGTCAGCGCGCCACTCTAGCCGATAAATGCCTTGCCGCTCAGCCTTTCTGCCGCACCGGCGCCCAGGCGAAATCGCCCGGCTCCGCCTGCTTCACCGCCCGGCTCGCCAACATCGCGTCGCGCGCCGCCGCGTCGTAGCCGAGGCTTTCCAGCACCTCGACGCTATGCTCGCCCAGCTCCGGCGGGGGCAGGCCGGGCACCACGTCGGTCGTCGCCGCCCCGGGAAATTCCGGCACCTCGAAGCGCAGCCCCCGGAAATCCAGATCGCGCAGCTTGCCCGGCTGGCGCGCCTGCGGCACGTCGAGCACGCGCTCCAGCGGCATCACCTCGTTGAAGCCGACACCCCCGGCGCGCAGCTTCGCCTCGGCCTCGGCATAGCTCAACGCGCCGATCGCCGCCCGCACCGCCGCCTCGACCCGGAGGCGCTGCTTCTTGCGATCGCGCAGCTTCGCCAGATCGGGATCGTCCGCCTCGGCCATGGCGAGCGAGCGCGTCAGCCTCGCCCAATGCGCGTCGGTCAGCACCAGCAGATAGAGCCAGCGGCCGTCCCGCGTTTCATAGGCGCCATAGCCCGGCATCGCGAACTCGCCCCCGGCCTCCTTCTCGGGCCGGCCGAGCAATTGCGTCTTGAGCTGCACCCCCGCCAGATCGCGCGCGGCCAGATGCAGCCCCGTCTCGTACAGCCCGATCTCGATCCGCCGGTCGGCCGGGGTCGGCTCCGGGTTGAGCATCGTCGCGAGGATGCGGATCACCG carries:
- a CDS encoding CaiB/BaiF CoA transferase family protein: MDHQSLSGRRVVELGTMVAAPFATHILSQLGAEVIKVEPLTGDTTRALVRGGPSGTLIAYSHGKKSVAIDLASPEGAEAFARLIATAHVFIHNLAPGSARKLKVSADDIAALNPAIIYCHVRGYAAGPLAEDLATNPVAEASTGVMDDHRIDGRPSRLGPSYHDQFAGTYSVIRILATMLNPEPTPADRRIEIGLYETGLHLAARDLAGVQLKTQLLGRPEKEAGGEFAMPGYGAYETRDGRWLYLLVLTDAHWARLTRSLAMAEADDPDLAKLRDRKKQRLRVEAAVRAAIGALSYAEAEAKLRAGGVGFNEVMPLERVLDVPQARQPGKLRDLDFRGLRFEVPEFPGAATTDVVPGLPPPELGEHSVEVLESLGYDAAARDAMLASRAVKQAEPGDFAWAPVRQKG